ttctccattatttttttttattttttgggttTGTTTGTTATTGATCGGACATATAGAATTTTTGGGTGACAGCAGCTTTTGTTTCACTCGATTTTCTGCTATTGTATTTTTGAGCGATTCTGGTGCCTAAATCACACGTGTGAGCCAATGCTTCAAATCACTCAATTCGGACTTGGCCAACCTCACGTAGAGATCCTGCCCCTTGTCTACGTAGCGTACGTCAACGATGTCGCCCACCCACATAACGCAGCCGCTGCCATCGCCGCCGACTCggatgtcggcggcggcgtaggcGACGCAGGAGCAGTTGGCCAAGCACCTCGCCCTGCACTGCTCCAGCGTCGCCGTCATGTCCACCGTCGCGTTGTCCGTGTCGGGAAGCTTCACTCCCCGCACCACCCTGAACCCATCGGTCGTCGTCGGCGTCCCGTTAGTTTTGCCGCAGTCCAGCGGCACGTCCCTCCGGCACCCGCCGGAGGTCTCCCTCATGGACCACTCCGACGGCGACGCGGGGCTGAACCCGTGGACGCAGCCGCAGAACAGCGTGGACGCCGTGACCGCGTCGCACAGTCCGAACGCGCCGCACTTGCCGTAGGCGTCGCAGACGTCCCTCGGCGACGCATCCCAGATGTTCcagccccggccggccgggccccTCCACGTCTGCTGCTGAATCGCGCCCTCGTCGGTCAGCAGGAGGCGCGCGaagggcgcgccggcgagggcggtgAAGACGAAGGCGACCTCGTCGGGGCGTACGGCCACCTCGATGGAGTATATCCCGGGGTAGGACGCCATCTCCGGGAAGCCGCTGAACCACCGGCCGTTCCACGGGCCCGAGCTGTAAAGCTTGGCGCCACCCCGCCACCCGACCGCGTGCGGCAGGCCCCTGGTGTCCAAGGCCACGCGACAGTCCCCGGGCGCCGGGTCGTCGGGCGCGCGCCACGACGTGAGGGACCTCTCCTCGCCGGTCCGCGGGTTTCTGCCGAACCTCATGCCGGCGATCAAGGTGTTCGACGGGTGGTCGAAGGACTGCCAGaggacgctgccgccgccgccgctcgtcttgTCGCGGAGCACGACCAGGTTGCCGGACTCGAGGAGCTGGGCCACCGTCGCAGGTGCCGTCGTGTTCGTCTTGGAAGAAGACCACGCGGTCTGGCCGGAGCCGTCGAGGAGTAGGAGGCTCCGAGCGCTGTCCATCACCAGCACGCCGGAGGTGCTGTTGAGTGGGGCCTCACGGTTGGCCACCCAGCAGACAGCCTCTGGTGGCGCGGACGCGGTGAACCAGATCCCGAGATATCTCTTGGTTGGCACACCGGCCGGGGAAGGGGAGAAGAAGCCCAGCGTGAATAAGCCACCGGCCGAGACCAGCGTCTCCCCGTCGGTGATGTTGCCGCCGCTGTTGAGCGTGTCGGATGCGGAGGTAAGGAGGAGCACGGAGAAGATCAGGGTGGCAAGGTTGAGAAATTtgatggctgctgctgctgccgccgccataGCTGATGACAAATCCTGTCCTTGCACAAGCAATTCGGTTTCACGGCATCACGAGATACCATTATATATGATGACGTTGGTGCTCTTGCTACTGGTCTCGTATTTTTAGCActaactattttttttaaaaaagaaggcACTAACTGGTTTATGTGTTTGTTATTAGATGCTCGATGATAAGTAGTGTGTGGTGAGTATGGTATACATTGGCATGGTCAATGGTCATAAAGAACATGATGTGACATTGGTAACTCACCAGAGACTAGCTATGTCAATATATTCCCTCGAGTATAGCTGTCCAAACATGCCGGCACGGCACTACACGGCACGGCCCGTGCCAGGCACGGCACGACTAGGCACGGCACTAAGTGGCACGGCAAACTAGCCGTGCCGTGCCCAGTAGTGCCGCCGTGTCGGAGTCCAGGCACTAGCACGACACGGCTAACACTTTGCCGTGTCGTGCCGTGCCAAGGGGCACAGTAGTGCCAGTGCCGGCACTAGCACTATAGTGCCAAACTGCCAAAACACCTCATTCAACTCTAAATTTCAAGCACTTTCAAGTTTCAAACATATAGAAGCAAATAACAGATAAGAAATTGAACTGAATCAAATTCAGATACAAACCAAACTCAGACAGTTAACAAAAGATCAATTTTATTAGGAGCTTGTGCAAtggctgcctcattaaaaacctctcTAGGTAAAACTCACCCTTGTGAAAAACcctagagagagaaaaagagtacAGCCAAGCTCCAATTAAGTAGTTCACTACATCACAGTTCAAACTTAAAGTTCTAGAGTCCAAGTCCTAAATATTACAGGACATTACATAAATGATCATGAATCAAGATAAAGTTCTTTAAAAGCTTCCTCAAGCTCCTTGTCCTCCACATTCTGTTGCAGTCTTGCTTCTGCAGCCTCCCAGTCTTTGATGCAGGTCAGCATCTCCACCATTTCAGGCTTCAAACTCCTTCGCCGCTCCTCGATAATCCTGCCAGTCATACTAAAAGTGGATTATGAAGATATGGTAGACACAGGAATAGTTAAGATATCTTTAGCCATGATTGATAGTACTGGATATGTAAGTTTGTGTTGATGCCACCAGTCCAAGATGTTAAAGTCATCAGTTAGATGGTTTACAGTGTCACAGTCCAAGTAGGACACAAGTTCAGAAGCATTAGAAGCTGATGACCTTACTGCATTCAGTAGAGAAGTTGCAGATGTATCTCTAGACATGTTAGGATTACCAGGCAAGATACCACCACCCAAAACAGgaccatcatcatcatatatTTCATCCCAAGCAGATCTTGACTTACCAGACACGACAGGAGGGCTAGTCCTCCTCAACCTAACAgcaccatatttctcatcatattTATTGTAAACATCAGCAAGTCTAGCTCTAGTGCCAACCAAATAAGCAGAATAATCAGTACTGGTGAGATTACCTAGCCTTCTTAGCACCCTAGTAAAACCTTTCATTTTAGCTCTGGGTCCAAGATGAATGCAAAAGAGTAAAGCAAAGGTATGTCCCTCCAATACTTATTATATTTGTCTATCATAGGTTGCACCACAGATCTGATGTGCACATCATTAGCATAGTTTTTTAGGTGCAGAGAAATCTTAACAAGATAATGAATTATAAGTGGAGATGTAGGATAGTACACACCAGACAATGTGACAGTAGAATCATAAAACAACTCAAAAAAGGATAGCACTTTTTGTGCCATCATCCAATGATCCTCAGTTAATAGcaaaggctcatcttcatcccTAGGATACTGAGCTTGGATGAAAGTAGTGAAAGGGGACTTATGAGGAAACATATGTTTAAGCATTAGGTAGGTAGAATTCCACCTAACCTCCATGTCCAGTTGAAACTTTCTAGGCCTAACACCAGTTGCAATGCAGTAGCTTTTATATGCAGCAATCCTCTGATTAGATGAATTTAAAAATGATATTGCAGTTCTAAATGTTTCAATCAAAGGCTTAAGAGTAGTTAGTGCCTACTTGACAATCAGATTCAGAATATGAAATGCAcaactgtaaggatcgatggaccaagagggagggggtgaattgggcctttttcaaatttctaaaacaaataaagcaaccttaacctatgcaatgctagtaaggctcaattcaccaaccggctaactaagcaaactacacaagctaataaagataagaaactaagcaaggtagagctaagttatgatctctaaagacaagcacatgaataattgcatgaaagtaagtgcttgaaatgaaagagtgggcaagagacaaccggattttttcccgtggtgtcgatgtgttggcacacacccctaatccacattgtgacactcactaagagtcttgtcacctcccatgtcaccgagacttgggcgctcactaagagtctccgttcaccatcccggcgtggtggagctcaagccacgtacaaccttcttcgggctcccacaatccttggcaagctccggaagaaacaccttcaatcaccaagatcgcctaggtgctgccaatcaccaagagtaacaagctagggctttcacttgagcaagaactgatcaccaagaacggatgcacacaagcttctctctactcaagtccttagtcttgcttcttgattgattgaatgaaaaagtatgtgaaagatgaagctcaaggtggctctcaacaaagtatgagtgtatgaatgtgttCAGGTGTTAAGagagagcaaaatgacccattggaggggtatatataggcagctcacacgaatagagccgttggagaaaaagctGCAAAAAAACTGCGTATCATTTTCTGCAGCATCTGCCTCAGGCTCATGGCAGTATCATCGTCAAAGGCACCGAGTCCAGCATGGATAGGAAAATTGTTGTCATAATgtacttcttcattgtcttccatcatAACTTCTCCATGTTTGGTCCAACAGAAGTATTTGGGCATGAAACCATGAGTGAAAATGTGAGTGTGAAGGGTTCCCCTAGAGGAGTAATCTTTATTATTCTGGCACTGTATGCATGGGCAGCACATGAAACCATTCTGCTGGTTTGCCTCGGCCACATCCAAAAAATAGTGcaagccatcaatgaactcctggGTACGTCGGTCAgctttgtacatccattgccggtccatctacATTGTTTGAATAACATGAATAGAAAAACAAAGGTCCGAATATCCAATCACACAATTTGAATAATACCATTCTTCATACACCACGATTAATTAAAAGGTCTACATAATCCATTACACAACATGATAATTTAAATGGTCCAAGTTGAAATAATAGCGAAAACGATACATGCAtgctaatacaaactactcatgAGACATATTGACCAAGGCCTCGTGAACCACCTCGCGAAGTCTCGACACATTACGGTCAAATTCTGCTAGCCCTGACGCTTCACGCCTTGCATTATATCGGGCCATCAACTCGCGATTGTCATCCATACCATGCAGTTCGACATTAAATTCACGCTGAAATTTGTGATTTGCTTTTCCAAGTTCAAAGCATTAAAATACTCTCTTAACCCAACGACAAATACGACCGCTCAGAAGTCCAAGACGCTCCTCAGGTCGGGCCTCAAGGGAATGTCCGGTGCGCTCCAGATGATTGCGTACCGACGCCCGAGCGGATGCACGACGCTCCAATGCAGTAACAGGTGGCAAACTCATACTCCCTACTCTTATCTTTACAAGAAAATAATGCAAACATAAAAAATACAACTAATTATTCATAATACAAGAAAAAATGAATAAAATCTTAAATAGTCACATTGTAATATATACATACTCACATTgtaatatatacatacatactcacATTGTAATATATACTCTCATTCTAAACAAAAATCTAGtatttgtaataataatatCAACTCTCTATACAAGAAAATCACACATCAACTCTATATACTCATCTAGatgaactaaaacaaataaatcatATCTATATATGCATAGCTAAAAGTACCACACATTTGAGTTCAAATGATTTAAAAATCAAGGAAACTTTTACAATCTAAAAACCTCCCATTTGTCTATTTCAAAACCATAAAAAATTAGCTACACAAGAAATGAATGATGAGAGGAACAAGCTCCTAACCTTTACTGCTGTTGAATGGACAGGGAATCAAAGAGTCTTCACAAATCGTGGAGGAAAAGAGCAAGAACTCCCCccacccgagccaagaacacTGAATGGCTTGGGGGGGATGAAGGGGGATAAAGTGTTGGGGTTGTTTTGTCCCGGTTAgatccaccaaccgggacccaAGGCCACATATTTGTCCCGgatggtggctccaaccgggaccaatAGTCCGAggggcctttggtcccggttggagccaccagccgggaccaattggtcccggttggtggttccaatcgggacaaaaggcaTTTGTGTCCCCACGCTGCCCAGCTagtcgttggacccgggactaaagcaCTCTTTGGTCCTGGGGCCAAAAGCGATCAGGACGAATGGCCTGGATCAAagacctgttctgtagtagtgtaagATATCTAGTTCACGGATCTTTTGTAGCTTGCGTAGGCACTCCAACAGCTTGTCATTCCACTCGTCCAATTTAATACACAGCTGCCTCAGTTCAGTTAGCTGGCCCAACTCTTCTATAATATTTATGGAGCCATTAATGTATAATCATGACAGCTGCtcaaggcatgttaggtttccGATTCCATTTGGCACTCTTGTATATAGGCACATCAAATTTCTTAGCTGAACAACACTCCAAGGCAATCTGGAAATTTTTTCTTCAAGATCTCATCTTCAACAAATCAAAGCTTCGTTAGTGCATGCTGCCGATAACCGGTCCTGGGTCCGATCGCTGTAGGCGAAGCTACTCATGGCCACCATGCTCTGCAGAACAGAGTTACGGACAGAGCAGAGCGGAAAAACAGAGTATGGGGTCACTACAATCTAGTTTGCACATAGAAACAGAGCATGCATCGAAGTTGCAACGATAAGCTTATACTATATTAGATGAAGAGTAGAAAGAGAAGGGCGActacgtttcaaaaaaaaaaaagaacggtGACCATGCACACTGGCTCACATTACGACCATGGAAGGGCACAAGCTGcaaatgacccaaaaaaaatacTTCTTGTTCCTCTTCGTCAAACATAGCTAGACTCCAGAAGATTAGTACAAACAAACGGCAGGCCAAATACAGCATAATAGAAGCTATACAAATGATTGCACTTTCGAGAGCCTCATGGAAGTAGACAGCACATTGCGCTGCCTTTTCCGAGCACTGCATAATTGAAGTCAGCGACAGGGAGCGACATTACGGTACTGCAGAAAATGGAGTAAAAATTAGCCAGCCAGGAAGATCTCTAGGTTCCAAGCGTGCACAAGGCAATTTAATCTCTGCAGATGTGGCGAAGCAGACAGAGGAAGTTGTCATGTGCCAGCAACTTATTATTGGCGTTGACTCAAATCTTTTCTCCGATTCGTTATTCGACATCTCAAGCTGAAAGAGAAATAGAAACGAACTCAATAATAAAGGTTAGAATAAAATAAAGCGGAGAAAATACGTTAGAATAATGGGGAAAGAACAACTAGCCAGGTTGGCGCAGGCTGTGAAAAACTAACGTAATTAAGTTTAGAAGAAATGGGAAAGGACATAATCAAGGAATAACTGCAGGAGCTTACGCACCTTCATAATTAATACTAGTTATATCATGGCTGGGATGATTGGGATGCATTTTAGCTGCATGCGTCAGCGCAGCCTTGGCTTGCTTTGCCGCCTCCTTGTTTGCACCCATCGGAGGAGAGCGGAGGATAGCGGTGACATTCTGCAGCGATGGTAGGTTCCCCAGGCCCAAGTCGAGACCACCATTGCTGCTAGCAATTCCTCTTCCCTCACGCACATAAAACAACGACCAGAGGTGAAGATCTCTGAGCCTTGGCATAGCTCCTTGTTGAAATACCACTGGCCATACAAATTGCCAGAAGTAACAGTATACAAGGCACGGGAACGAACCAGCACCAACAATGAATCCTTCAAAGATTCCTAGGGTCTTATTGTCCACCGTCAGGTATAGAGAGCAGAGAGCTGGCAACCTCCCGAGGATATCGAGATCGACCTGATGTAGCTCCCTCACCGCGATGGATAGGCAGGTAAGATCCGAAACATGCGATGGATTCACCCAAGCCGGCAGTGTAGAAAACCAACAGCTGCGTCGTGCATTCAACAAACGGAGATGTCGAGGAGCGACCCAGGCATCCAATCCACCGATGCTGCGTTGATCTTCAGGACGGACTACGATACTTAGTTCCTGGATCTTTTCTAGCTTGCGTAGGCACTCCAACAGATTATCACTCCACTCGTCCAATTGAATACACAACTGCCTCAGTTCAGTTAGCTGGCCTAACTCCTCTACAATGTTTATGGTGGAGCTATCAATGTGTAACTGTGACAGCTGCtcaaggcatgttaggtttccGATTCCATTTGGTACTCTTGTAGATCCGGTAATGTCTAGGCACATCAAATTTCTTAGCTGGACAACACTCGAAGGCAAGCTGGAAATATTAGTGCCCCTTATGTCCAATGTTTGTAGAAATTGCAGGTTTCCTATTTCTTCCGGGAGCTGAAAATTTTGCTTAAAACATAGTCCCTTTTCTTCCATAAGCTCAAAAATATGGTTAGAATATAATCTCAAGTACCTCAACAGGTATAAATTTCCAAGGTACTTCAGGCTATTAGTTTGTGAAAGGTTGCAATCCACTAAATCGAGTACACGTAAATATCGGCAGCTGCCAGGAGCCAGCACTTGAGCAACGGCAGATGGGAAGATGACAACTGACCTTGCATGTTGCAATAAGCTCCTAGTATCTCGAGCCATGATGTGACTTTTCTTGCCATTTTGAAGGGACAACCTCCTAACCATATTTGATGGAGATGTGCTATCCATATCATTTAGTACAGTAACAAAGTTTTCTTCACTTGACAAGGAACGGATAAGATCGAGCACCATATCGTGTATGCAACACCTATTTGCCATGCCAGTTCTTGAGTTATGTATCGGTTGGATCATACTTCTGTTTATGAGCCCGTTGAAGTAACTCTCTCCGAGCTCAAATAGACTCTTCCCATGTTCTTCACGTTGGATAAAACCTTCAGCTATCCACATTCTTATCAAACGGTCCTTGTCAATTTCAAAATCTTCTGGAAACATGCTTAAATATAATAAGCATGTCCTTAGATGGTATGGCAGCTCATAATAGCTAAATGACAAAATCTTTCTCATATTCTTCACATCTAGATTGTGTTCAAGACCAGTACCAATGGAATTGTACACCTCATACCAATCCATTTTATTTCTTGCTTTACTTGCTAGCAGACTAGCCATAGTAATAACTGCTAAGGGTACTCCACCACATTTTTTCAGTATTTTGTCAGATACTTCGGCCAACTCTTCGTCGGGACATTTTTCTATATCTTCACTGTTGTATTTGTTTTCAGTACCAAATATTCTTCTATATAGTAACTTTCGGGAGTTATTCAAAGAAAGGGGATTCAGCTTGTAAGCACCACCAGCTTTTTTAGCAACATCAGAATTACGGGTAGTTGTAATAATAGTGAATCCAACTTCATTATCAGGCAAAGCACATCTGATCATTTCCCATACTGAGATATCCCAAATGTCATCAATAACAACAAAATACCTATACATAAGGCAAGTTATTAGCAATGGTTTTTGGTTGGAAAAACTTCTAGTAATATTCATATACCAAGATCTGCAAATTGAGCTAACTGGACCATTGaatatttttgtgattaaactAAAATAGCTAGGGAGCAGCTAGATTAGCATGTATTTAGACAAAACAAGTTCACTCAGAATCTTTGCCAAGACATAAAATATGTCCAGTCAGAAACAAAGATGGTAGATATTGCTATATTATTTTCACTTAATAATGATGTGAAAAAAACAAAGTCCGTATACTATTTTCACTTAATAATGATGAGTCAAAAACAAAGATGGTAGATATTGCTATATTATTTTCACTTAATAGGCATGTACATTTAGCTGACAATATGTCGACTTAGGCCATGTATAGATCTAATTGTGATTTTGGAAATCAGACAAAAATCATAAGATCAAAACACCATGGTAATTGGATAGATATAATAAATTCCAAGCACCCTTATTATTGTAATCACACTATATCTCTCCATCCTACTTTTGAGGTTATCGAGGCAACTAACCCTCCAAATATATCTTATAATCTGCAGATCCAAACAGCCCAACTATTTATATTGTATAATCCAGATTATTTTACTCTATAGCCACTATCAAGATTCTTATAATTTGTACGAGATCCAACATGGCTTTAGTACTATGAAAGGAAGACGTAAATTATCCTTGACAAAAAGTCTCATATATATACAAATTGATAGAATCATCATCATATCATACTACTACTAATTGGAGCCTCCTTTGAAGCatccacatgaagccacctaggatcttaggtggacactctaaaaaactaaagaaattctagaaattcccacaaaaatcaaaaacaCCCGGCTGTCAATCCGATAACtttaatcataatagtcattagatctgttattttttctaataaattatccacctctacCATTATTAAAATAGACTAatgtaaccccctaaacatgtatctaaattacttcccacctctaccattataaaaaatctaaagtaacccccaaatctttgtgtaaattacccacctatgctactataaaaataatgcaaataaacccctagatttgcatataaattatccaattatatcattattaaaagttaaagtaactcCTAAATCtaaatata
The genomic region above belongs to Panicum virgatum strain AP13 chromosome 8N, P.virgatum_v5, whole genome shotgun sequence and contains:
- the LOC120684655 gene encoding disease resistance protein RGA5-like, whose protein sequence is MEVVTGALPSVITKLGELLIGEYNLQKGVKGEIRFLKSELESMKGALEKVSSTPADRLDIQDKIWARDLRELSYDMEDSIDTFMVHGQGKDQANLHGIKKFIERSVGLFRKAKIRYEMATDIRDIKNRVEEVAKRHQRYKINNSDAAMPVMIDPRLFTQYTEAKELVGIDEARDELIKTLEEENELSMQQHGKIVSIFGFGGLGKTTLANAVYEKIRARFDCCAFVSVSQTPNLKKLFKGLLYDLAKNINEKEALDESRLIKELRDFLQKKRYFVVIDDIWDISVWEMIRCALPDNEVGFTIITTTRNSDVAKKAGGAYKLNPLSLNNSRKLLYRRIFGTENKYNSEDIEKCPDEELAEVSDKILKKCGGVPLAVITMASLLASKARNKMDWYEVYNSIGTGLEHNLDVKNMRKILSFSYYELPYHLRTCLLYLSMFPEDFEIDKDRLIRMWIAEGFIQREEHGKSLFELGESYFNGLINRSMIQPIHNSRTGMANRCCIHDMVLDLIRSLSSEENFVTVLNDMDSTSPSNMVRRLSLQNGKKSHIMARDTRSLLQHARSVVIFPSAVAQVLAPGSCRYLRVLDLVDCNLSQTNSLKYLGNLYLLRYLRLYSNHIFELMEEKGLCFKQNFQLPEEIGNLQFLQTLDIRGTNISSLPSSVVQLRNLMCLDITGSTRVPNGIGNLTCLEQLSQLHIDSSTINIVEELGQLTELRQLCIQLDEWSDNLLECLRKLEKIQELSIVVRPEDQRSIGGLDAWVAPRHLRLLNARRSCWFSTLPAWVNPSHVSDLTCLSIAVRELHQVDLDILGRLPALCSLYLTVDNKTLGIFEGFIVGAGSFPCLVYCYFWQFVWPVVFQQGAMPRLRDLHLWSLFYVREGRGIASSNGGLDLGLGNLPSLQNVTAILRSPPMGANKEAAKQAKAALTHAAKMHPNHPSHDITSINYEA
- the LOC120684656 gene encoding receptor-like serine/threonine-protein kinase SD1-8 — protein: MAAAAAAAIKFLNLATLIFSVLLLTSASDTLNSGGNITDGETLVSAGGLFTLGFFSPSPAGVPTKRYLGIWFTASAPPEAVCWVANREAPLNSTSGVLVMDSARSLLLLDGSGQTAWSSSKTNTTAPATVAQLLESGNLVVLRDKTSGGGGSVLWQSFDHPSNTLIAGMRFGRNPRTGEERSLTSWRAPDDPAPGDCRVALDTRGLPHAVGWRGGAKLYSSGPWNGRWFSGFPEMASYPGIYSIEVAVRPDEVAFVFTALAGAPFARLLLTDEGAIQQQTWRGPAGRGWNIWDASPRDVCDAYGKCGAFGLCDAVTASTLFCGCVHGFSPASPSEWSMRETSGGCRRDVPLDCGKTNGTPTTTDGFRVVRGVKLPDTDNATVDMTATLEQCRARCLANCSCVAYAAADIRVGGDGSGCVMWVGDIVDVRYVDKGQDLYVRLAKSELDDEKRRAAAKLIVIPVTVSLLALTAVLGMYLVWRCRLRGRASSLMFLQGQRPSNHAQTKAMLGFLSKTSELGDDDLDLPLVCFGDIVSATNNFSEENMLGQGGFGKVYKGVLDDREVAIKRLGQGSGQGAEEFRNEVLLIAKLQHRNLVRLLGCCIHGDEKLLMYEYLPNKSLDFFIFDAANKKVLDWPTRFKIIKGISRGLLYLHQDSRLTIVHRDLKPSNILLDTDMSPKISDFGMARIFDRNQQEANTNRVVGTYGYMSPEYAMDGAFSVKSDTYSFGVILLEIISGLRITLTRFDSFPNLLAYAWSLWQDGKAIDLVDPCLVETCSPSEALRCIHIGLLCVQDNPNNRPLISSVVFMLENETTALSIPKQPVYLAQRYSEAQRTTGENTSSSSVNNMSVTVLEGR